The Mugil cephalus isolate CIBA_MC_2020 chromosome 19, CIBA_Mcephalus_1.1, whole genome shotgun sequence genome has a window encoding:
- the ptpa gene encoding serine/threonine-protein phosphatase 2A activator, protein MAETDQQSGSTLEEEAPEYAAAAPFMIPKKEISMVPDMGKWKRSQAYADYIGFILTLNEGVKGKKLTCEYKVSETVEKLMDLLGILDQWIDETPPVDQPSRFGNKAYRTWYAKLDQEAEALVSAVLPTSRCAAAPEIAVYLKESVGNPTRIDYGTGHEAAFAAFLCCLCKVGALRVDDQVAIIFKVFNRYLSVMRKLQRTYRMEPAGSQGVWGLDDFQFLPFIWGSGQLVDHPTLEPRHFVDERVVNEHYQDYMFLECIKFINEMKTGPFAEHSNQLWNISAVPSWSKVNQGLIRMYKAECLEKFPVIQHFKFGSLLSIQPAMP, encoded by the exons ATGGCGGAAACTGATCAGCAGTCAG GATCAACTCTTGAAGAGGAAGCACCTGAATATGCAGCAGCTGCCCCCTTCATGATACCCAAGAAGGAAATCAGCATGGTGCCCGACATGGGAAAGTGGAAGAGATCACAA GCCTATGCTGACTACATAGGGTTCATTCTGACGCTGAATGAAGGTGTAAAAGGCAAGAAGCTCACCTGTGAATACAAAGTTTCTGAG ACAGTGGAGAAACTAATGGATCTTTTGGGGATTCTGGATCAATGGATCGATGAGACCCCTCCAGTTGACCAGCCATCACGCTTTGGGAATAAGGCCTACAGAACGTGGTATGCAAAACTAGATCAG gaaGCAGAGGCCTTGGTGTCAGCAGTGCTTCCTACTAGCAGATGTGCAGCAGCTCCAGAGATAGCCGTCTATTTGAAAGAATCAGTGGGGAACCCCACCAGGATAGACTACGGAACAG GACATGAAGCAGCTTTTGCAGCATTCCTCTGTTGTCTCTGTAAGGTTGGTGCTCTCAGGGTAGATGACCAAGTGGCTATCATCTTTAAAGTTTTTAACAG gTATCTTTCAGTGATGCGAAAGCTGCAGAGGACCTACAGAATGGAGCCAGCTGGAAGCCAAGGTGTGTGGGGACTGGATGACTTCCAGTTTCTGCCCTTCATCTGGGGCAGCGGCCAACTTGTTG ATCACCCTACTCTGGAGCCTCGGCACTTTGTCGATGAGAGAGTGGTAAATGAGCACTATCAAGACTACATGTTTCTGGAGTGCATCAAGTTCATTAATGAg ATGAAGACTGGTCCATTTGCTGAACACTCCAACCAACTCTGGAACATCAGTGCTGTTCCTTCCTGGTCCAAAGTCAACCAGGGCCTGATCAGAATGTACAAGGCTGAG TGTTTGGAAAAGTTTCCTGTGATCCAGCACTTCAAATTTGGTAGTCTCCTGTCCATCCAGCCAGCTATGCCTTGA
- the ier5l gene encoding immediate early response gene 5-like protein, whose amino-acid sequence MISTMECAVDTQSLISISLIKIHNSRTQRGGIKLHKNLLVSYVLRNARQVYIKEKYAEIYRMQHYEEVMRVCNEIQELDTSDFNAEDRGDEEQARVACCGEQTSVCVSSCYRGAAGPTAHCRATSASPGCSPFEEGSKQLENTFCRSCCMDDSLVPHCSQFPGNSNTHCSTTTVLDLDTHVVTTVENGYLHQNCGCDARQLRCGAKSPAKKLKVEFGCCASDADEAPNVTASLKRAKHEDWPFPNTDYMDTSNIFNLISIFGSGFSGLLNRQADLEKICRKQALASLSAWTRAIEAF is encoded by the coding sequence ATGATCAGCACCATGGAATGCGCCGTGGACACGCAAAGTCTGATCTCAATTTCCTTAATCAAAATCCACAATTCCAGGACGCAAAGAGGGGGGATCAAGCTGCACAAAAATCTGCTCGTGTCCTATGTGCTGAGGAACGCCAGACAGGTCTACATCAAGGAGAAATATGCAGAGATTTACAGGATGCAGCACTACGAGGAGGTGATGAGGGTCTGTAACGAGATCCAGGAGCTAGACACGTCGGATTTTAACGCAGAGGACAGGGGAGACGAGGAACAAGCGCGAGTTGCTTGCTGTGGTGAACAAACAAGCGTGTGCGTCTCCTCTTGCTACCGTGGCGCGGCGGGGCCAACGGCGCATTGTCGGGCAACGAGCGCCTCCCCTGGCTGCAGTCCTTTCGAGGAGGGCAGCAAACAATTGGAGAACACTTTCTGTCGAAGCTGCTGCATGGATGATTCCCTTGTGCCACATTGTAGTCAGTTCCCTGGAAACAGCAATACGCATTGTAGCACAACCACAGTGCTGGATTTGGATACACATGTGGTGACCACGGTGGAGAATGGCTATTTGCATCAAAACTGCGGCTGTGATGCGCGCCAGCTCCGCTGTGGCGCAAAGTCTCCGGCAAAGAAACTCAAAGTTGAGTTTGGTTGTTGTGCATCCGATGCAGATGAAGCACCCAATGttacagcgtctctgaaacgGGCGAAACACGAGGACTGGCCCTTCCCTAACACGGACTACATGGACACTTCCAATATATTCAACCTGATCTCCATCTTTGGCTCGGGGTTTTCAGGACTGCTGAACAGACAAGCGGACTTGGAGAAGATCTGTAGAAAACAAGCCCTCGCCAGTCTAAGCGCATGGACTCGGGCCATTGAGGCATTTTGA